One genomic window of Magnolia sinica isolate HGM2019 chromosome 3, MsV1, whole genome shotgun sequence includes the following:
- the LOC131241458 gene encoding cytochrome b561 and DOMON domain-containing protein At3g25290-like, whose protein sequence is MATPPVILAVISLLFLSVPTHSATCKSQKFSNNKIYSLCTDLPHLNSYLHWTYDSSNSSLSIAFTAPPAKSNGWIAWGINPTATGMIGSQVLLAYRLSNGLTDVQTYNISSFGPIVPGKIAFEVPEKQAVYSNHVITIFATVVLPKGTKTPVNHVWQVGPAMDGSSPIHHAMAQANLHAKGKLDFMKGKTVTGNSSSGAGGNSSTP, encoded by the coding sequence ATGGCTACTCCTCCTGTAATCCTCGCCGTTATTTCTCTCCTCTTCCTATCAGTACCCACCCATTCCGCCACGTGTAAGTCCCAAAAATTCTCAAATAACAAAATATACTCCCTCTGCACCGATCTGCCCCACCTCAATTCCTACCTCCACTGGACCTACGACTCATCCAACTCCTCCCTTTCAATTGCCTTCACCGCCCCTCCCGCCAAATCCAACGGCTGGATCGCATGGGGCATCAACCCCACCGCCACCGGCATGATCGGATCCCAAGTCCTCCTCGCCTACCGCCTTTCCAACGGCTTGACCGACGTCCAGACCTACAATATCAGCTCCTTTGGCCCGATCGTCCCGGGAAAGATCGCCTTTGAAGTTCCAGAGAAGCAGGCCGTGTACTCCAACCACGTTATCACGATCTTCGCGACGGTCGTCCTCCCAAAGGGGACGAAGACGCCGGTGAACCACGTGTGGCAGGTGGGGCCCGCCATGGACGGATCGAGCCCTATACACCATGCAATGGCGCAGGCGAACCTGCATGCCAAGGGTAAGTTGGATTTCATGAAAGGGAAGACAGTGACCGGAAACAGTAGCAGCGGAGCCGGAGGGAATTCGTCGACCCCATAG